In the genome of Mytilus edulis chromosome 3, xbMytEdul2.2, whole genome shotgun sequence, one region contains:
- the LOC139515700 gene encoding uncharacterized protein, with product MKCCDGNPLLVITGFVISVLALILHCIGYETSYWLAWFGEYKLHIGLWERCDHIKCVSMLDINIPIDFRDQPNKFTATQVLESLALAAYIAAAVCSTLHAFVVKQRSLYFLGAITNCVAGSLGLIGCIIFFTADIFDAHHLYFSFAFCTIAGIGEIIAGVFFFRAWKPDDLSFNEQLNLKRSYVNNRKHKSQIERFQCYTISIR from the exons ATGAAATGTTGTGACGGTAATCCACTTTTAGTGATAACTGGATTCGTTATTTCAGTGTTAGCACTCATACTTCATTGTATAGGATATGAGACATCGTATTGGTTAGCATGGTTTGGGGAATATAAACTTCATATCGGACTATGGGAAAGGTGTGATCATATCAAATGTGTCAGTATGCTAG ATATAAACATACCTATTGACTTTCGAGATCAACCTAATAAGTTTACAGCTACTCAAGTCCTGGAAAGTTTAGCTTTGGCTGCTTACATTGCAGCTGCTGTGTGTTCAACACTTCACGCATTTGTTGTGAAACAAAGATCGCTGTACTTTCTTGGGGCTATAACAAATTGCGTTGCAG GAAGTTTAGGTTTAATTGGATGCATCATATTTTTTACTGCAGATATATTCGATGCTCATCATCTTTATTTTTCGTTTGCATTCTGTACCATAGCTGGTATCGGAGAAATTATTGCTGGGGTGTTCTTTTTCCGTGCATGGAAACCTGATGACTTATCTTTTAATGAGCAATTAAATTTGAAGAGATCATACGTTAACAATAGAAAACACAAATCACAGATAGAGCGCTTTCAATGCTATACAATAAGCATCAGATAA
- the LOC139515701 gene encoding uncharacterized protein, protein MYCFKDTAPIVITGFIITVSAFVIHLIGFATPYWIKDYDSHDGLWLVCDDQNHQCLSMSGFVQDLPAKFKATQALECIAFIAYVAAVVCASLQTFVMKQRMMYIVGALTNFVAGGFSLIGCIIFSTIENINTSDLHFSFAFCIIASIGGVAAGVFFILAWKWIPAN, encoded by the exons atgTATTGTTTTAAAGATACTGCTCCTATAGTGATAACTGGATTTATTATTACAGTGTCTGCATTTGTAATACACTTGATAGGATTCGCTACACCATATTGGATAAAGGATTATGATTCCCATGACGGATTATGGCTCGTCTGTGATGACCAAAACCATCAATGTCTCAGTATGTCAG GTTTTGTTCAAGATCTCCCTGCTAAATTTAAAGCTACTCAAGCACTGGAATGTATAGCTTTCATTGCTTATGTTGCTGCTGTTGTTTGTGCTTCACTGCAGACATTTGTTATGAAGCAGAGAATGATGTACATAGTTGGAGCTCTTACTAACTTCGTGGCAG GAGGTTTTAGTTTGATTGGATGCATCATCTTTTCCACTATTGAAAACATAAACACAAGTGATCTACATTTCTCCTTTGCGTTTTGTATCATAGCTAGTATCGGAGGAGTGGCGGCTGGTGTGTTCTTCATCCTGGCGTGGAAATGGATACCGGCAAACTGA